The following coding sequences lie in one Atribacterota bacterium genomic window:
- the recA gene encoding recombinase RecA, whose translation MGEEKNVRTEREATLQQAIGLIERKYGRGAIMFLSQNVLVTDVEVIKTGSILLNIALGVGGLPRGRIVEIFGPEASGKTTIALHVIAEAQKKGGVAVFIDAEHALDPTYAGKIGVQIDKLLISQPGTAEEALDIIDALVRSGSIDVVVLDSVAALVPSAELDGNIGEPSVGLQARLMSQALRRLTGYISKTKTVVIFVNQLREKIGNMYGPSETTPGGRALKFYATVRLDVRKKDFIKIGSSDEIIGAKTKVRVVKNKLASPFKEAELEVIYGEGVSREGEILTLGEMAGILKKSGSWFSFGEYRLGQGRDAVRQFLKENPEVSEKMVFAALEKLNIDPKVALG comes from the coding sequence ATGGGTGAAGAAAAAAACGTTCGAACGGAGCGAGAGGCCACTTTACAACAGGCAATTGGCCTTATAGAGAGGAAGTACGGCCGAGGAGCAATCATGTTTCTTTCCCAGAACGTGTTGGTGACGGATGTGGAAGTAATCAAGACTGGATCCATTCTCCTGAATATTGCCTTAGGGGTGGGAGGGCTTCCCCGGGGTCGGATTGTGGAAATCTTCGGTCCTGAAGCATCGGGGAAGACAACCATTGCTCTGCACGTCATCGCGGAAGCGCAGAAAAAAGGAGGAGTTGCCGTCTTTATTGACGCTGAACATGCCCTTGATCCAACCTATGCTGGCAAAATTGGAGTCCAGATCGACAAACTCCTTATCTCCCAGCCTGGTACCGCTGAGGAAGCTCTGGACATCATTGATGCCCTGGTGCGCAGTGGTAGTATTGATGTGGTGGTACTCGATTCGGTTGCTGCACTGGTTCCGAGCGCTGAACTTGATGGAAACATTGGTGAGCCATCGGTTGGTTTGCAGGCCCGCTTGATGTCTCAGGCTTTGAGAAGATTGACCGGGTATATCAGTAAGACCAAAACTGTGGTGATCTTTGTGAACCAGTTACGAGAGAAAATTGGTAACATGTACGGGCCTTCAGAGACCACTCCCGGAGGCAGGGCGCTTAAGTTTTACGCTACAGTGCGGCTGGACGTAAGAAAAAAGGATTTTATCAAGATAGGAAGCAGTGATGAAATCATCGGAGCGAAAACCAAGGTACGAGTGGTAAAGAATAAATTGGCTTCACCCTTTAAGGAGGCGGAACTGGAAGTAATTTATGGTGAAGGTGTATCGAGGGAGGGAGAAATCCTGACTCTTGGAGAAATGGCTGGGATATTGAAGAAGTCGGGAAGCTGGTTTTCCTTCGGAGAGTACCGCTTAGGTCAGGGAAGGGATGCGG
- the thpR gene encoding RNA 2',3'-cyclic phosphodiesterase, producing MEEERIRSFIALDLDAATKDFLEEMIMRWKECYPQAKWVRKDQLHVTLAFFPALPVRCTKDIKSILEDLGAHFSSFYSDLRRIGVFPSWNRVRVLWVGFDEDGEERTKRIGAVLLQNLKAAKMATEDKKELIPHVTLARLHHPVCFSPSDWKIENPLVAAIQRIVLFQSTLTPQGPIYRELFAFDLKG from the coding sequence GTGGAAGAAGAACGTATAAGGAGTTTTATCGCTCTTGATTTGGATGCGGCGACCAAGGATTTTCTGGAAGAGATGATAATGAGATGGAAAGAGTGTTATCCCCAGGCCAAATGGGTGCGGAAGGACCAGCTTCATGTTACCCTTGCTTTTTTCCCGGCTCTTCCAGTAAGGTGCACAAAGGATATAAAAAGTATTTTGGAAGATTTGGGTGCTCATTTTTCTTCTTTTTATTCTGATTTGAGAAGAATAGGAGTTTTTCCTTCCTGGAATAGAGTTCGAGTGCTCTGGGTGGGCTTTGATGAGGATGGAGAAGAGAGAACGAAACGAATTGGTGCAGTGCTCCTCCAGAACTTGAAGGCAGCAAAGATGGCAACTGAAGACAAAAAAGAGCTAATACCACATGTTACCCTGGCGAGATTGCACCATCCAGTATGTTTTTCTCCCTCAGATTGGAAAATCGAAAACCCTCTGGTTGCTGCGATTCAAAGGATCGTCTTGTTCCAAAGCACGCTCACTCCGCAGGGGCCAATTTATCGGGAACTTTTTGCTTTTGATTTAAAGGGGTGA
- a CDS encoding competence/damage-inducible protein A, translating into MKAGILCVGTELVTGLIRDTNAYFFSQKLAENGVFPKFVMFVPDEKNDITNGLSFFLHDPEIEVIIVSGGLGPTEDDFTKEVIAELLGLELVFDESVWKKICQFYWNLRKTEPPENNKKQALVPRGATVLSNQLGTAPGFKIKTLGKTIFVVPGVPREAEFLWGTIAKEIHATGFSFYRTKILKFCGIGESQLATLMKPFLASLPEGIHFAFLPNYGEVWFYLYVREAGSERREELDKIAAELASTYGDFLFSSYGDTLEEAIGKMLREKKFKIAIAESCTGGLLGDRITNIPGSSEYFERGYIVYSNRAKMEELGVPEEVLETKGAVSEEVACLMAQRVKEKASADIGIGITGIAGPTGATEAKPVGLTYMALADRKGVEVKKYQFGGDRLMNKRFASQFALSMLFLFLRRRG; encoded by the coding sequence TTGAAAGCTGGTATTCTCTGTGTGGGGACAGAACTGGTGACCGGGCTGATTCGTGATACTAATGCGTACTTCTTTTCCCAGAAGTTGGCAGAGAACGGAGTATTTCCAAAGTTTGTGATGTTTGTTCCAGATGAGAAGAACGATATTACCAATGGTCTCAGTTTTTTTCTTCATGACCCCGAGATTGAAGTGATCATTGTGTCGGGGGGATTGGGACCAACGGAAGACGATTTTACAAAAGAGGTTATTGCTGAACTATTGGGGTTAGAGCTGGTCTTCGATGAGTCCGTATGGAAAAAAATTTGTCAGTTTTACTGGAATTTGAGAAAAACTGAACCACCTGAAAACAATAAAAAACAGGCTTTGGTACCAAGAGGCGCTACAGTGCTTTCCAACCAGCTGGGAACCGCTCCGGGATTTAAGATAAAAACGCTGGGGAAGACGATTTTCGTAGTTCCTGGAGTCCCCAGAGAGGCTGAGTTTCTCTGGGGTACGATTGCCAAGGAAATCCATGCCACTGGTTTCTCTTTTTATCGTACGAAGATATTGAAGTTCTGTGGAATTGGGGAGTCACAGCTGGCTACTTTGATGAAACCCTTTTTGGCTTCTCTCCCTGAGGGAATCCATTTCGCTTTTCTCCCCAATTATGGGGAGGTCTGGTTCTATCTTTACGTTCGTGAAGCTGGAAGCGAAAGACGAGAGGAATTAGACAAAATCGCTGCGGAATTAGCGAGCACTTATGGGGACTTTCTTTTTTCCTCCTATGGTGATACTCTGGAAGAAGCGATCGGGAAAATGCTGCGGGAGAAAAAATTCAAGATAGCCATAGCGGAATCCTGCACGGGAGGATTGCTCGGTGACCGAATCACAAATATTCCTGGAAGTTCGGAGTACTTCGAAAGGGGGTATATTGTCTATAGTAATAGAGCTAAGATGGAAGAACTTGGGGTGCCAGAAGAGGTGCTCGAGACGAAGGGTGCAGTCAGTGAAGAGGTAGCCTGTTTGATGGCTCAGAGGGTAAAGGAAAAGGCGTCCGCTGATATTGGTATAGGAATAACCGGCATTGCTGGGCCAACGGGGGCAACAGAGGCAAAGCCGGTGGGGTTGACGTATATGGCATTGGCCGATCGAAAGGGCGTAGAAGTCAAGAAATACCAATTTGGTGGAGACCGATTGATGAACAAAAGATTTGCTTCACAGTTCGCACTCAGCATGCTTTTTTTATTTTTGCGGAGGAGAGGATGA